In Microbacterium esteraromaticum, the following proteins share a genomic window:
- a CDS encoding Gfo/Idh/MocA family protein translates to MMALRAGLLGVGMMGRHHARVLRELEGVDLVAIADPGGDPHGVAGDLEVLPDIDALIAAGIDIAVVAVPTRFHEDAALKLASARVHTLVEKPIAHSLEAGQRMVDAFAAAGLVGAVGHIERFNPALQELRRRIEGGELGGVYQVVTRRQGPFPSRIADVGVAKDLASHDVDLTAWVVQSDYDRVFAQTAFKSGREFEDMITITGRTKSGVIVNNIVNWLSPMKERVTVVTGEKGAFVADTSTGDLTFYANGTIPLEWESVSSFRGVSEGDVTRYAFAKREPLKVEHEAFRDAVLGQQTDVVTMEQGQRTLAVVEAALESARAGESVTL, encoded by the coding sequence TCGAGGGGGTGGACCTCGTCGCCATCGCCGACCCCGGCGGCGACCCTCATGGTGTCGCCGGCGACCTCGAGGTGCTGCCGGACATCGACGCGCTGATCGCCGCTGGCATCGACATCGCCGTCGTCGCCGTGCCGACTCGTTTCCACGAGGACGCGGCGCTGAAGCTCGCCTCCGCGCGCGTGCACACGCTCGTCGAGAAGCCGATCGCTCACTCGCTCGAAGCCGGTCAGCGCATGGTCGATGCGTTCGCCGCGGCCGGTCTGGTCGGAGCGGTAGGGCACATCGAGCGCTTCAACCCGGCGCTGCAGGAGCTGCGTCGCCGTATCGAGGGCGGAGAGCTGGGGGGGGTCTATCAGGTCGTCACCCGGCGCCAGGGCCCCTTCCCCTCGCGCATCGCCGATGTCGGCGTCGCAAAGGACCTCGCCTCGCACGACGTCGACCTGACGGCGTGGGTCGTGCAGTCCGACTACGACCGCGTCTTCGCGCAGACGGCCTTCAAGTCCGGACGCGAGTTCGAGGACATGATCACCATCACCGGGCGGACGAAGTCCGGGGTGATCGTGAACAACATCGTCAACTGGCTGTCGCCGATGAAGGAGCGCGTCACCGTCGTCACGGGCGAGAAGGGCGCGTTCGTGGCGGACACGTCCACCGGAGACCTGACGTTCTACGCCAACGGCACGATCCCTCTCGAATGGGAGTCCGTCTCTTCGTTCCGCGGCGTGTCGGAGGGTGACGTCACCCGGTACGCCTTCGCCAAGCGCGAGCCGCTGAAGGTCGAGCACGAGGCCTTCCGCGACGCCGTGCTCGGGCAGCAGACCGACGTCGTCACCATGGAGCAGGGGCAGCGCACCCTCGCGGTCGTCGAGGCTGCGCTGGAGTCCGCGCGCGCCGGGGAATCGGTAACCCTGTGA
- a CDS encoding ABC transporter ATP-binding protein, translating to MKANWRLYREVLTVLPQSASRFLVMYAAVMGALALMDGLALGLLAVVIAPLVSQSPVSLPIVGTLEGAQVLIPLALVCALIVLKGAGALTLQWVATRRFSRYELELGVRVFDGYIRAPWVERLRRNSSDLVRISDGSVSTTISGFLLPGASLIGEFMSFLSLILVLAFAQPFVGVVTLVYLGLIALLLQFQISRRAKQAGQVALRYSMRSSRLITEMIGALKEITLRGSAAEVAEVVRSNRARSTRARANSQFLAQIPRYVLDVALIGGFLVVGAAGFITGGGDVTGAIGSIALFGLAGFRLAPSLVRFQGVLQQLHVSAPHARAVVDEVRRGDRYTEVANAKDTGVIPARPKALQLRGVSFRYAPEAADAVRDVTLDIPFGSQVAFVGASGAGKSTMIDLLLGLVDPTSGSIEVDGVPLRSVLNAWRSQISYVPQEVSLFDATVAQNVALTWRADFDRDRVTTALDRAQLLPLIQAREGGIDGRIGERGLALSGGQRQRLGIARAMYNDPQVLVMDEATSALDTATEAAVTRAIEELRGRVTTITVAHRLSTIRNADIVFFMRDGEVAASGSFEQVVAAEPEFALQAALAGLIDPDKGVVDQDA from the coding sequence ATGAAGGCCAACTGGCGGCTCTACCGTGAGGTGCTGACCGTCCTCCCGCAGAGCGCGAGTCGATTCCTCGTCATGTACGCGGCCGTCATGGGTGCTCTGGCGCTCATGGACGGTCTGGCCCTCGGCCTCCTGGCAGTCGTCATCGCACCGCTGGTGAGTCAGAGCCCGGTCAGCCTGCCCATCGTCGGCACGCTCGAGGGTGCTCAGGTGCTGATTCCACTGGCGCTTGTCTGCGCGCTGATCGTGCTCAAGGGAGCAGGAGCCCTGACTCTCCAGTGGGTCGCGACCCGCCGATTCTCTCGGTACGAGCTCGAACTCGGGGTCCGGGTCTTCGACGGATACATCCGAGCGCCGTGGGTCGAACGACTCCGACGGAACTCATCGGATCTCGTGCGGATCAGCGACGGCAGCGTGAGCACCACGATCTCGGGATTCCTGCTGCCAGGAGCCTCGCTGATCGGCGAGTTCATGAGCTTCCTCTCCTTGATACTCGTGCTCGCATTCGCTCAACCCTTCGTCGGCGTCGTGACGCTCGTCTATCTCGGTCTGATCGCTCTGCTGCTGCAGTTCCAGATCTCCCGACGGGCCAAGCAGGCAGGGCAGGTCGCGCTGCGATACTCCATGCGCTCATCACGGCTCATCACGGAGATGATCGGCGCTCTCAAGGAGATCACTCTGCGCGGCAGCGCCGCCGAAGTCGCGGAGGTCGTGCGCTCGAACCGGGCGCGGTCGACGCGCGCCCGCGCGAACTCGCAGTTCCTGGCGCAGATCCCCCGGTACGTGCTCGACGTCGCTCTGATCGGCGGTTTCCTCGTGGTGGGCGCCGCCGGATTCATCACCGGCGGGGGCGATGTCACCGGCGCTATCGGCTCGATCGCCCTGTTCGGCCTGGCAGGCTTCCGGCTGGCACCGTCTCTGGTCCGGTTCCAGGGCGTCCTGCAGCAGCTGCACGTCAGCGCGCCGCATGCGAGAGCGGTCGTGGACGAGGTGCGGCGAGGCGATCGCTACACCGAGGTCGCCAACGCGAAGGACACGGGGGTCATCCCCGCTCGACCGAAGGCTCTTCAGCTGCGCGGTGTCAGCTTCCGGTACGCGCCCGAGGCTGCCGATGCTGTGCGCGACGTGACGCTGGACATCCCGTTCGGGTCGCAGGTGGCGTTCGTGGGAGCGTCGGGTGCGGGCAAGTCGACGATGATCGATCTGCTGCTCGGACTGGTCGATCCCACCAGCGGATCCATCGAGGTCGACGGGGTGCCGCTGCGGTCGGTGCTGAATGCCTGGCGCTCGCAGATCTCCTACGTCCCCCAGGAGGTATCGCTGTTCGATGCGACGGTGGCGCAGAACGTGGCGCTCACCTGGCGGGCGGACTTCGACCGCGATCGGGTGACGACGGCGCTCGACCGCGCCCAGCTGCTTCCGCTTATCCAGGCACGCGAAGGCGGGATCGACGGCCGCATCGGGGAGCGCGGCCTCGCCCTCTCCGGAGGACAGCGGCAGCGGCTCGGCATCGCCAGGGCGATGTACAACGATCCGCAGGTGCTGGTCATGGATGAGGCGACGAGCGCTCTGGACACCGCGACGGAGGCTGCTGTCACCAGGGCGATCGAAGAGCTGCGCGGCCGCGTCACCACGATCACCGTCGCCCATCGGCTCTCGACCATCCGCAACGCGGACATCGTGTTCTTCATGCGCGACGGCGAGGTCGCAGCGTCCGGCTCCTTCGAGCAGGTCGTGGCGGCCGAACCCGAGTTCGCGCTGCAGGCGGCCCTTGCGGGATTGATCGATCCGGACAAGGGAGTGGTCGATCAGGATGCCTGA